TTCCTGCAGTTATTCCTGTCTAAATACTGCAGCTACCACCCTTCTGGAGACTTTGGTCTGTCAGATGCAGAGCTCTGTGTAAGTTCAGGGAGCTCATAAAGCGGTGTATCTCACAGGTTTCGAACTCGAGGCTGAATGGGCTTGTGCCGCCCGTGCCGGGCGCTCCGCGCTGAGCTGTCCGCGGTGCTGAACAGGCGGCGCGGAAATCGCCGGGACACTGGGACTGCTTCAGCTCCTACACCGCACATCAACCGCGGCAAAGCATGAAGCAGAAAATTCATCTTTCTCACGTCGCTATATCACTGTCTCTTTGGGAATAATCTTAGTAAGCCTTTATAAACTTCCCTTCCAATGTGCAGAAGATTTGGGACAGGCAGACTCTAGAGTCTGGTTTAACCTACCAGCTgattgttttcaaagcaaagcatACATGCAACCAGCATCATATCAATGGGAAGTCTAAAGCCACCTGCTATGCTGATAGGCATCGCCCCATGGGCATCACCGAGCATGGCTGCTGAATCTCCCCACCAATAATCATGGCCAAAGATTACCGAAAAGAATGAAAACCTGGTTTCCATTTACCAGCATTTCAGCTCACCAGGAGTTTCTCAGTATTCATCAAGCCATCAGTGATAATTACTAAACTGCCAgtaatttatttccaaaacttTTTTGCCTCATGCTTTGTAGAAAAATCTACTCATGCTTAGGTTGGTTTGCTTCTACCAGAGTATGAAGGACACCACACAAGCGGAACATAGCACCCTTCTGTTCTATGGAACAAATTCTCCTCTTTCAACAAATTCCTGCTTATTTAAAATACACCAAATgtttaaatacatttcagaCAATAATTAGAAAGGAATGTTCGAACTGCAACGGGACGGACAAACAGCTGGTGCAAACAGTCCTCCTGGACACAACCAATCATTGTGGGCTCTATTGTAAAAACCTCATTCATTCTACTGCACATAGCAGGGTGTTTGCTCGAATTTAAGGCACATCTGCCTTCCGAAGGCAGCTTTAAAGGTTATTTAACAAACATTACATTATCAATACACAGTACACAGTATTTTGTTTTGCCTGGGGAAGATTATGTAAGTAACTAAGCgaaagtattttaaaggtacttctttttttcaggtgtCAAGTGTAATATAAATTTAATGACTGTCACATGGATGTAGCTTTTGCCCTACATACTCttcatcttatttttaaaggtcTAGTGCATGCAGAAAAACAGTCTGTGTAAATTCAAAAGAGAGAAGATATCTATGAGTTAAGGGAGGTACTATGCCCTTCTAACAAGCTCCTCAAAACAAAGaacttcctttcattttcaacGTGAATGACAGGATCCCTTGAAGCTGCAGCTCgctccaggctctgccatgACTGCTGCAGTTTTTGGTGCCTCTCATTCTAAAATAATGGGGTATTGCTGTTTTACAGGCAGGTATACATGTGTTCCATGCTATTGGGCAGCACTGAAAGCTAGATTAACTGTGATTAAGTCACATGATTTTGTAGCTCCTTTCATATACTTGCACATATGagaaaattctttaaaacagtcagttaaaaaataaaatggaatgaCAACTTTAGGTTTTTATTATTGTCTTTTTCTGATCCATAAGGGATTTATTCCTAAGACAAGGAAAATTTGTTACTctttacctgaaaaaaaaacccaaacaattgAATCTTGGAGTAACTACTTCGTATAAGCTGATACTTAACACAGACCTACAACTATTTGGTTATCTTCCACAAATTTTTCCACAAAAGCTTTCTGGAAAACGCATAGAGTAACATAAACGTTTACAGAGGGGTTGTTTTCAGCTTTACTCTTCATGCCTGAAGCACTACTTGTGGGAAGATACACCAGAGAAGGCTCCCACACTGCAGCACTGCTATTcatttttatacagaaaaaagaaacctcttCATGAGTCCTTCTGTAGTTTGTAAATACGCTCTTTCTCCAGAACACATATTTATTGAGTTCAATATTAATAAACAGCTTTCAATATCTTAGATATTAATGCAGAGAAACTGGGTTCTAAGCCAGGAAAAGAAGTTTTGCATCTGCAAGGACTGCACAACAGGATCCAAAAGGTCTTCAGTAACATAACACTTCCATAACATCACCATAAATAGGGGACTACGGTACCATTTCATGTTGAAATTACAGCACTCATTTGCACAGAAGCAGAGTACTACAcaattctaaatttttttttaagggattGGTACCAGTGCAAAAGTCTTCTTTGCCCTTGAAATGTgacatttcagttttcagctcAAGGAATCTCtaacctgaaaaagaaaaagcactgtATCTGTAAGCAGGGTATTTTTCACTTCAAAACTTTGAAATCTGTCTGTTGTATGTTTTGGTTGTGCTGAAATACCAAATTTTAAATGTCTTGgtcaaaaaaaattacaactgaCATAAAATTAAGTCACTTGGACCTGTGACAGTATATGTGAGGTTTTCTACAGCTTTGACCATTATGTTCCTCCTACCTTTAGCCCTACCCTTTCTGACAGATTTTAGTCACATTCCTAGAGGCTGTGCAGCAAAAAATAAGTCAAACATAAGTCTTCGCCCTTCTCTTAAACACTCTCCTAGAGTACCCTCGGATCTGAGACAATGCAGTGAAGATTACATACCCTGCACAGTGAAGACCATTAAGCATGCTATCAAGAGAAAACACATAGTCTGAAATTTAGTCACTGGGAAATAAAAGACTGTTGCTTAGAGCTAAGCCATTCTATACATTAACTGCAGGTGACAGCCACTAGCAGGCAGAATTTCGGAGCAGGCAGAACTTCCCTGGCTTGTCTCCCACTGTATCATGCCCTGTCTCTAGGGCTGAGGTCCATTCACCAAGTTTGGCAGGCATGAAGAGACCACTTTCGCTTTCTGAGCCACCGGGGTGTACCCAGTACTTACCACCGCTGCAGCTCTGGACAAACCGCCTCGCAACTCCTTCTAAGCCAGCAACACTTCTTGACCCACACAAGGAAACCTTACCTGGATTTCCCTTGCATGGTACACGATGATGAGTCCAAGCAGGATAATCGTGGACAGGCTAATAAGGCATTTCAGAGCGAGGGAATACAGCGACTCCTGCAAGAGAAAGACACTGCCGTCCTTCAGAGACCCACGCGCGGGGGCCGCTCCGCCCCACCGGCCCCGGGGAGGGGACCGGCGGCACCTGGCCGCCCGACGGGGGGACACGGCGGGACCTGGACGGGGATAGGGCCGCCCCTCCCCGGGCGGTCGGACTGGCTGTCGCCCGGGCTGGTACCTTGGTGTAGGCGCCCCAGGAGAGCTCGGTTTCGATGACCATGACGACGATGCCGAACATGCCGAAGATGAGCGCGTAGTCACTGAGGCGCTTGCGCTTCTCGAAGAGCGCCCGGCGGTGCCCCAGCTTGTAGCCGATGTTCTGGTTCTTCTTCTTGCTGGACTTGCCCCCGCCGTTGTTGGTGCCTCCctggccggggccggggccggagGAGCTGTAGAGCGCCAGGTTGTTGGAGTTGTTGTGTTCGGGCTTGGAGACCACGATCtcgggggcggcggggctgcCGGCGGCAGTGGCCGCGGTGGCGGCAGGGCTGGCAATCGGCGGCTGCAGCGGCTGCGACTCGGAGCCCAGGTCGTGCAGGTTCCTGCGGGACGAGCTCAGGTTGCTGAGCGGCCTCATGACGCCGCCGTTGTACCTGCAGCTGCTCATGGCTATTTCGGTGAAGGGGTTGCTCTCccggcgctgctgctgctgctggtgatggtggtggtggtgatgatggtggtggtggtggtgggtgctgCCGCTGCTGacagtgctgctggggctggctACCTGCTGCAGGCTATGGCACTGGTGGTACTGGGAATACTGGTGAGGCTGCCTGGACGCCCCGGCATGGCTGGAGGGGGTGAGCTCGCTGACGTTCAGCTGGCTGCCCTGCCGGGAGGAGGCGGCGGAGGAGAGCGGCGAGGAGTGGGTCCGAAAGGCGCCCGAGAGCGGCGAGGAGGCGCGGAGCAGCAGCGGCAGGTTATCCCCCGCGGCTGCCGCAGCAGCCCCGTAATAGGCGCAGTTGTTGCACTGGAGgcatgggctctgctgctggtggtgctgctgctggtgctggtgctggttcTGGAGGAGGCTCTGCTTGTCCTGGCCGTGCTGCTGGCAGTGCGGCGGCGCCGGCGCCGGcgggcgctgctgctgctgctgctgctgctgctgctgctgctgctgctgctgctgttgctgttgctgttgctgctgctgctgctgctgctggtcgGGGCCGAAGCCCGCCGGGAAGTGGCGCGGCGCGTCCATGCCGGGGCCGTTAAAGCCGCAGGAGGAGCGGGCGGTGGTGCACCCTGCGCAATGCGTGATGGTCGGCAGGGGAGCGTCCTGCTGCCGCCAGTGcgggcccatcccggctccCGTAGAATCCAGCCGGCGCGTGCGATTGGTCGGGCGGACCAAAACAACGGGCATTACGTCACCTGGAAGGGGCAGGCCCGGCGGCGCGTGAGCCGCGCGGGGTCCCCCTGCCCGCGCGGGGATTCCGCGCGCAGGTGAGGGCAGCGCGCgacccccgccccgcccgcccgcccgcgcgCGCCAGCCCGGGCATTCCCGGGCATTCCCGCCGGGAAAGGGGCTCTGCCGCGGCTCCCCCCGCGTCCCCGCTTACATCTGCGCCGTCTCCGGAACATGGGCGCCTCGTCGCGCTCCGGAGCTGTCcagcagcgccgccgccgccctgcAAAACACAGCGAGAGGCTCGCTGCGCTCCCGACGCCTGGGacgcgccgccgccgccggagGAAGGGGCCGCGGCCCCAGCGGGGAGCGTTTCCCGGCACATCCCGCCTCTGTCCCGAAGGACGGACGAGGCGCCACAAGGCTTTGGGcggctgctccttccctcagcaggagaagggagagccGCCGCCGCGGCCTCACCCCCGGGCGCGGCCGGGAGTGGCCTGggggctggagagctgctccGGCGGGAAGGCAGGAGCTCTCTCGGGAAACCGGAGCGCCTCACGGGGAGGCTGCGCTCCGCTCCGGCGCCGCTTCTCTGGGTACCGCGCCCGTGCAGCCCCTTCAGGTCGTTGCCAGCTACCATTTTGCCtcatccctttcctttccctacCAAACTCTCACTGAATAATCGTTCTTGCAGCTCCCTTTGGCAGAGCAATGTCTGCATCAGGGAAAGTCTCTTTTCGGCATTTATctaaggaaagatttttttttaagggaagaaTGAGGGAAACGGTAAGTGATTTACCTTGTTACAGCTGTGTTATTCCTGTCACCTAGGCGAGATTATGTGAGGGAggtttctcttttccctccaCAGTCGGGGAGCACTGTCTTTATAATCCTTACAATTTCTGCATCTCCAATGACATTCAATTTCCTTTCCAACCACTGAATGACTTTTAGTTTAGAAATATGAGTGAGATGCTGCCATTAGCAAAGGTTTTAAATATGCTCTATTATAATACTTCAATTTCTTAATTCCTAATCAAGGTATACCTTTTAAAGCAAGCACACATAGCGCCTACATAATCAAACTACCCTTACAAATGTAGTAAATATCATGGGTTTACAATAGACATAGATTATTTAGAGACTGACCAAAATTTAAACTTGACTATGTTTATATAGCATAGCTTATTTTGAAAAAGCACTCATAAATAGGAACATAAGTGAAACATAACATCATAATGCCTTGTGATAATTCAAGTTTTGTCTAACAACCCAGTTTtgaataaacacacacacacttctctGCATGAACACTTTCATTTTGACATTATACTGAAGTGTACTTGGATGCTCACCATTGCATTCAGTTCTCATGAGCACCTATGCCCAAGCAAAAAAaggtgcttttatttttaagaatgaaCAGGCTGTTTAACACAGCTTCAGATACTGCATTGtatatttgaaaaaacattGTACTATAATTCTGTCTCACTGGTCTTGTTTTGCCTGTGTTTTCAAACGCACATGAATCTAATGAATCTTAGAAATATAAAACCTCAGGGAACCCAGGCTTCTATCACTCTGTGAATAAAAGCCATGCTGAAGCAGGctttcaaaatatatattttatgaaCTAGTTAACAATTAGATAGGCCCAAGtttcatctttccttttccGTTCACACTGTGTCCT
This region of Pithys albifrons albifrons isolate INPA30051 chromosome Z, PitAlb_v1, whole genome shotgun sequence genomic DNA includes:
- the KCNN2 gene encoding small conductance calcium-activated potassium channel protein 2 encodes the protein MPVVLVRPTNRTRRLDSTGAGMGPHWRQQDAPLPTITHCAGCTTARSSCGFNGPGMDAPRHFPAGFGPDQQQQQQQQQQQQQQQQQQQQQQQQQQQQRPPAPAPPHCQQHGQDKQSLLQNQHQHQQQHHQQQSPCLQCNNCAYYGAAAAAAGDNLPLLLRASSPLSGAFRTHSSPLSSAASSRQGSQLNVSELTPSSHAGASRQPHQYSQYHQCHSLQQVASPSSTVSSGSTHHHHHHHHHHHHHQQQQQRRESNPFTEIAMSSCRYNGGVMRPLSNLSSSRRNLHDLGSESQPLQPPIASPAATAATAAGSPAAPEIVVSKPEHNNSNNLALYSSSGPGPGQGGTNNGGGKSSKKKNQNIGYKLGHRRALFEKRKRLSDYALIFGMFGIVVMVIETELSWGAYTKESLYSLALKCLISLSTIILLGLIIVYHAREIQLFMVDNGADDWRIAMTYERIFFICLEILVCAIHPIPGNYTFTWTARLAFSYAPSTTTADVDIILSIPMFLRLYLIARVMLLHSKLFTDASSRSIGALNKINFNTRFVMKTLMTICPGTVLLVFSISLWIIAAWTVRACERYHDQQDVTSNFLGAMWLISITFLSIGYGDMVPNTYCGKGVCLLTGIMGAGCTALVVAVVARKLELTKAEKHVHNFMMDTQLTKRVKNAAANVLRETWLIYKNTKLVKKIDHAKVRKHQRKFLQAIHQLRSVKMEQRKLNDQANTLVDLAKTQNIMYDMISDLNERSEDFEKRIVTLETKLETLIGSIQALPGLISQTISQQQREFLEAQIQNYDKHVAYSAERSRSLSRRRRSSSTAPPTSSESS